ACTTTTGCACACTGTTGATTTTTTCCTCACGTCCATGGATCAAAATCGTCCCTTCGGTTGGTTCCAGAACACCACTGCATAAATTGATGAGTGTGGATTTACCCGCCCCATTTTCTCCGCAGAGACAATGTACCTCGCCCTTATTTATCTGAAAGGATACATGATCCAGTGCTACGGTTCCTCCAAAGCGTTTTGTGATATTTCGAAATTCAATTATAGGTGCCATGTCTCTTACCTCTTAGCATCTTTCCGGTGAATGAGGCCATCCACCAAAACTGCCAGTATTACAACTACACCGATAAAACCGTCCTGCCAGAATACCGGCACTCCCAGAAGAACCATACCATTTTTAACAATGCCCATAATAAGGACACCGATAAAGCTTCCGATAATTGTTCCACGGCCACCGCTCAAGGCTGCCCCACCCAAAATAACTGCGGCGATACTGTCCATCTCACGTCCTTCTCCACTGGTGGTAGTAACGGAATTCAAATAGGTAAGCGCAATGATTGCCGCTACTGCACAACAGACGCCCTGAATAATAAAAGCAATCAGCCGCGTATTTTTTGTATTAATACCTGAAAGCCTGGCTGCACGCTCATTCCCTCCGGTGGCATAAACCCGGTTCCCGTACACTGTTTTCTTCAATACAATATGAGCAATCACAAACATAATCAGCATAATAAAAATCTGTACCGGCACACCATCAATCTTTGCACCGAACAGCCACACCCAGCTGTTTGTC
The window above is part of the Novisyntrophococcus fermenticellae genome. Proteins encoded here:
- a CDS encoding ABC transporter permease gives rise to the protein MKKAEKKFKLAGTREFGVLIVLLLIFVIMSICSPVFLSATNLVNVVRQCVEIGIMAIGMTFLIVNGDMDLSIGSTFAVCAMIGGTLFKYELCPPTLAFLAVLLVGAGLGMLNGLMVTRVGIPSFIVTLGTMKIYRSCAYAISGGTSVSVFPESATNSWVWLFGAKIDGVPVQIFIMLIMFVIAHIVLKKTVYGNRVYATGGNERAARLSGINTKNTRLIAFIIQGVCCAVAAIIALTYLNSVTTTSGEGREMDSIAAVILGGAALSGGRGTIIGSFIGVLIMGIVKNGMVLLGVPVFWQDGFIGVVVILAVLVDGLIHRKDAKR